Proteins encoded by one window of Pirellulales bacterium:
- a CDS encoding MFS transporter has protein sequence MESSSSKLATGFSSPRPLIAWALCDWANSAFSTINITLIALYLSQHVFPAATWGNLSGVMYPLGLGLATLFAAVASPIAGALADAHASKSRWLAETTLLGSAAAILLGVIPLESPLAIWACYVVLVFCFELAYGFYSAFLPEIAPAEAMNRVSGWGFVCGYVGGGLVLLIAMLIIYYGGYDPVKNPDPWPLRAGIVLLGIWWSVFTIPAMIWLRDSATTKSDPLPWRAAVRQAVGQVMHTLRNLSQFRILAIFLAGYLFYNDAIQAVISQASLFAKADLGFTAVELIQLVLLIQFLAVPGAILFGWLADRVSPWRTLMLCLALWALLIAGAWFVREKSHFWIMGVALAFIMGGTQAVSRGIMGLLTPRQRAAEFFGFMSLSSKAAAFLGPGLFAAVFYVTGEYRPAILSLLFLLLIGWAIASRVDVAAGRKAALAAEESVMK, from the coding sequence ATGGAATCATCGTCGAGCAAGCTTGCGACCGGATTCTCCTCCCCCCGCCCCCTCATCGCTTGGGCGCTTTGCGATTGGGCCAATAGCGCGTTTTCCACGATCAATATCACCCTGATCGCGCTCTACCTGAGCCAGCATGTCTTTCCCGCCGCGACCTGGGGCAACCTGAGCGGCGTCATGTACCCCCTGGGTTTGGGGTTGGCCACGCTTTTTGCGGCGGTCGCCTCACCCATTGCCGGGGCTTTGGCCGACGCGCACGCCAGCAAATCGCGCTGGTTGGCGGAGACCACGCTCCTGGGGTCCGCCGCCGCCATCCTGCTGGGCGTGATCCCGCTCGAATCTCCCCTGGCCATTTGGGCCTGTTACGTGGTCCTGGTCTTTTGTTTTGAATTGGCTTATGGATTTTATTCCGCTTTTTTGCCGGAAATCGCCCCCGCTGAGGCCATGAACCGCGTTTCCGGCTGGGGCTTTGTCTGTGGTTATGTCGGCGGCGGGTTGGTGCTGTTGATCGCCATGCTCATTATTTACTATGGCGGCTATGATCCGGTCAAAAATCCCGATCCCTGGCCGTTGCGCGCGGGGATTGTGCTGCTCGGGATCTGGTGGAGCGTGTTTACCATTCCCGCCATGATCTGGCTACGGGATTCCGCAACCACAAAATCCGATCCGCTCCCCTGGCGCGCGGCCGTGCGACAGGCGGTGGGCCAGGTCATGCACACCCTGCGCAATCTATCGCAGTTTCGCATCTTGGCGATTTTTTTGGCGGGGTATCTCTTTTATAACGACGCTATCCAAGCGGTCATTTCCCAGGCCAGCCTATTCGCCAAAGCGGACCTGGGCTTTACCGCGGTGGAACTGATCCAATTGGTCCTGTTGATACAATTTTTGGCGGTCCCCGGGGCGATCCTCTTTGGCTGGCTGGCGGATCGCGTCAGTCCCTGGCGCACGCTCATGCTTTGCCTGGCGCTCTGGGCGTTGCTCATCGCCGGGGCTTGGTTTGTGCGGGAAAAATCACACTTTTGGATCATGGGCGTGGCGCTGGCGTTTATCATGGGGGGGACCCAGGCGGTGAGCCGCGGCATCATGGGCCTGCTGACACCCCGGCAGCGCGCGGCCGAATTTTTCGGCTTTATGAGCCTTTCCAGCAAAGCGGCGGCGTTCCTGGGACCGGGGCTGTTTGCCGCGGTGTTCTACGTTACCGGCGAATACCGCCCCGCAATTCTAAGCTTGCTATTTTTGCTATTGATCGGTTGGGCCATTGCCAGCCGGGTGGATGTGGCGGCGGGGCGAAAAGCGGCCTTGGCGGCGGAAGAAAGCGTAATGAAGTAG